Proteins encoded in a region of the bacterium (Candidatus Blackallbacteria) CG13_big_fil_rev_8_21_14_2_50_49_14 genome:
- the dnaJ gene encoding molecular chaperone DnaJ, with amino-acid sequence MSKKDYYEVLGLSREATDADLKKTYRRLARQYHPDVNKEPGAEEMFKEISEAYAVLSDPQQKAAYDRFGHAGLGGFQGGYQGGFDGFGGLGDIFEAFFGRGRDPFQSQRGGGGSSRSRAERGSDLRLDLEVEFRDAIFGMEREINLQHLESCDTCEGSGLEPGTNVVSCPMCRGSGQIQQHQRTAFGTFTHIATCPKCQGKGNIAETPCKSCKGAGREQKKKTLKIKIPPGIDSGVRLHVSGEGDAGLSGGPAGDLYIVLHVLSDAEGVFERQEQNIYTHVSVGYAQAALGDRIEIPTLEGPTTLEIPAGTQPGTVFTLKNKGVPFLNNSALRGDLLVTVEVAVPQKVGGEEKALLESLFVLEKGLSRGEGGFSMQEDGGLVTAEKSTQRGKEKKHGFFDVLKETWKSHHPGKED; translated from the coding sequence GTGTCTAAAAAAGATTATTACGAAGTATTGGGATTGTCGCGTGAAGCCACAGATGCGGATCTGAAGAAGACCTATCGCAGGCTTGCGCGACAGTACCACCCAGATGTGAACAAAGAGCCCGGCGCTGAAGAAATGTTCAAAGAAATTTCTGAAGCGTATGCCGTATTGAGCGATCCTCAGCAAAAAGCTGCGTATGACCGTTTTGGTCATGCAGGCTTGGGTGGCTTTCAGGGCGGATACCAAGGCGGTTTTGACGGCTTTGGAGGGCTGGGAGATATTTTCGAAGCCTTTTTTGGACGTGGACGCGACCCCTTTCAATCCCAGCGTGGCGGGGGGGGCAGTTCTCGCTCACGCGCTGAGAGAGGCTCTGATCTGCGTTTGGATCTGGAGGTTGAATTTCGCGATGCCATTTTTGGTATGGAGCGTGAAATCAACCTTCAGCACCTGGAGTCATGTGATACCTGCGAAGGTTCTGGGCTTGAGCCTGGAACCAATGTGGTTTCATGCCCCATGTGCCGGGGCAGTGGGCAGATACAGCAGCATCAGCGCACGGCTTTTGGCACCTTTACGCATATCGCGACCTGCCCCAAGTGTCAGGGCAAAGGGAATATCGCTGAGACACCCTGTAAATCCTGTAAAGGCGCAGGGCGTGAGCAAAAGAAAAAGACTTTGAAAATTAAAATTCCACCTGGCATAGACAGTGGCGTGCGCTTGCATGTCAGTGGAGAAGGCGATGCCGGGCTTTCGGGTGGACCTGCAGGCGACTTGTATATCGTACTGCATGTTTTGTCTGATGCTGAGGGTGTCTTTGAACGTCAGGAGCAGAATATTTATACCCATGTTTCTGTGGGCTATGCTCAGGCGGCCTTGGGAGATCGGATCGAAATACCCACGCTTGAAGGTCCCACAACGCTTGAAATTCCTGCTGGAACTCAGCCTGGAACCGTTTTTACGCTTAAAAATAAAGGCGTTCCTTTTCTGAATAACAGTGCTTTACGCGGTGACCTTTTGGTGACTGTAGAAGTGGCTGTTCCGCAGAAGGTGGGTGGCGAAGAAAAGGCCTTGCTTGAAAGTCTGTTTGTACTTGAAAAAGGCCTGAGCCGAGGTGAAGGGGGCTTTTCTATGCAGGAGGATGGCGGTCTGGTGACGGCTGAAAAATCTACGCAACGCGGAAAAGAAAAAAAACATGGTTTTTTTGATGTGCTCAAAGAAACCTGGAAATCCCATCATCCAGGCAAAGAGGATTAA
- a CDS encoding molecular chaperone DnaK, which yields MGKVVGIDLGTTNSVVAVLEGGKPVVIPNAEGSRLTPSVVAFTKSGERLVGQIAKRQAITNPENTIYSIKRFIGRRWDDTQQERTRYPYHTERGKDNMVEVAVLGKTYTPQEISAMILSKLKQDAEAYLGEPVTQAVITVPAYFNDAQRQATKDAGTIAGLEVLRIINEPTASSLAYGMDKGHEQTILVFDLGGGTFDVSVLELGDGVFEVKATSGNNHLGGDDFDERIIDWLIDEFKRDQGVDLSKDKMALQRLKEAAEKAKIELSSVFETEINLPFITADQTGPKHLNVKLTRAKFEEICADLIEGTMGPMRAAMSDSGLQASQINKVILVGGSTRIPAVQEAIRKFINNEPDKGVNPDEAVGLGAAIQAGVLGGEVKDVLLLDVTPLSLGIETLGGVFTRIIERNTTIPTSKSQIFSTAADGQTSVEIHVLQGEREMASDNKTLGRFTLENIPPAPRGVPQVEVTFDIDANGIVNVKAKDKGTGSEQKITIANAGGLNKDEIERMKRDSEAHAAEDKKRLQKVELRNQADSLIYTTEKTLRDIGDKLESSDRDAVNAAITELRKSLEGDNLDEINAKLTKLKDTMYAASSKMYKQDGGSSSSSSGGSSHSEDDNIVDADYEEVK from the coding sequence ATGGGTAAAGTAGTTGGAATTGACCTTGGCACGACGAACTCTGTTGTAGCCGTACTTGAAGGTGGAAAACCAGTCGTTATACCAAATGCAGAGGGCAGTCGCCTGACCCCTTCTGTGGTCGCGTTTACAAAATCAGGTGAGCGTTTGGTGGGCCAGATTGCCAAGCGCCAGGCGATTACAAATCCAGAAAATACGATTTATTCAATCAAACGTTTTATTGGCCGCCGTTGGGATGATACCCAGCAGGAGCGCACCCGCTATCCTTATCACACTGAGCGTGGCAAGGACAATATGGTGGAAGTTGCTGTTCTGGGCAAGACCTATACTCCCCAAGAAATTTCTGCCATGATTCTGAGTAAGCTCAAACAAGACGCAGAAGCTTATTTGGGTGAGCCTGTAACACAAGCCGTTATTACCGTTCCTGCCTATTTTAATGATGCTCAGCGTCAAGCGACCAAAGATGCGGGCACGATTGCAGGTCTGGAAGTTCTGCGTATTATCAATGAACCTACTGCCAGCTCATTGGCCTATGGTATGGACAAAGGCCATGAACAGACCATTCTTGTTTTTGACTTGGGTGGGGGAACCTTCGACGTTTCTGTCCTGGAACTGGGTGATGGCGTTTTTGAAGTAAAGGCGACCAGCGGGAACAACCACCTGGGGGGCGATGACTTTGATGAGCGCATTATTGATTGGTTGATTGATGAATTCAAACGTGATCAGGGTGTAGATCTTTCCAAAGATAAAATGGCCCTGCAACGTTTGAAAGAAGCAGCTGAAAAAGCCAAGATTGAGCTTTCCTCTGTCTTTGAAACAGAAATCAATCTGCCTTTTATTACCGCAGATCAGACGGGCCCCAAGCATTTGAATGTGAAATTGACCCGTGCCAAATTTGAAGAAATTTGTGCTGATTTGATTGAAGGCACGATGGGGCCCATGCGTGCAGCCATGAGCGACTCTGGTCTGCAGGCCAGCCAAATCAATAAGGTCATTCTCGTGGGCGGTTCAACCCGTATCCCCGCCGTTCAGGAAGCCATTCGCAAATTTATCAACAATGAACCTGATAAAGGTGTGAATCCTGATGAAGCTGTGGGCTTGGGCGCTGCGATTCAAGCCGGTGTTTTGGGCGGCGAAGTCAAGGATGTTCTCTTGCTTGACGTCACTCCACTCAGCCTTGGGATTGAAACTTTAGGTGGCGTTTTTACCCGCATTATTGAACGCAATACCACCATTCCGACCAGCAAAAGCCAGATCTTTTCAACGGCAGCTGATGGTCAGACCAGTGTTGAAATTCACGTGCTTCAGGGTGAGCGTGAAATGGCCTCTGATAATAAAACCTTGGGCCGTTTTACACTTGAAAACATCCCGCCTGCTCCCCGTGGTGTACCCCAGGTTGAAGTCACGTTTGATATTGATGCCAACGGCATTGTCAATGTCAAAGCGAAAGACAAAGGCACAGGTTCTGAACAGAAAATTACCATTGCCAATGCCGGTGGTTTGAACAAGGATGAGATTGAGCGTATGAAGCGGGATTCTGAAGCCCATGCGGCAGAAGATAAAAAACGCTTGCAGAAAGTCGAACTGCGTAACCAGGCCGACAGCTTAATCTACACCACAGAAAAAACCTTGCGTGATATTGGCGATAAGCTTGAATCCTCAGACCGTGACGCAGTCAATGCTGCGATTACTGAACTGAGAAAATCGCTGGAAGGTGATAATCTGGACGAGATCAATGCCAAATTGACCAAGTTAAAAGACACCATGTATGCCGCTTCATCAAAAATGTACAAACAGGATGGGGGCAGCTCTTCCTCCTCTTCAGGTGGCAGCTCGCATTCTGAAGACGACAATATCGTCGATGCAGATTATGAGGAAGTGAAATAA
- the grpE gene encoding nucleotide exchange factor GrpE: protein MNERSAENEQIQIENIEESSDANLEAESIEEISLEEDLSEAAAVFGAPPTNPSELAEMKTQIEQLQTRNDQLMRVAADFENYQRRVAREREDLIKFAGQQIVTNLLEVIDNIERALQNEVKPEEFSHFVEGVKMIHKQFLDVLQKSGVAVIDAVGQPFNPEYHEAIMSESTNDYPDETVIAEFQKGYQMNGRVLRPSMVKVSKED, encoded by the coding sequence ATGAATGAAAGATCCGCAGAAAATGAGCAAATTCAGATCGAGAATATAGAAGAATCTTCTGATGCGAATCTTGAAGCAGAGAGCATTGAAGAAATTTCTCTTGAAGAGGATCTTTCGGAGGCCGCAGCTGTTTTTGGAGCGCCCCCCACGAATCCTTCAGAGCTTGCTGAAATGAAAACTCAAATTGAACAATTGCAAACCAGAAATGATCAACTGATGCGTGTTGCTGCCGATTTTGAGAATTATCAGCGCCGAGTGGCTCGGGAACGTGAAGATTTGATTAAATTTGCTGGTCAACAGATTGTCACCAACCTGCTGGAGGTGATTGATAATATTGAGCGTGCTTTGCAAAATGAAGTGAAACCAGAAGAGTTCTCCCATTTTGTAGAGGGCGTCAAAATGATTCATAAACAATTTTTGGACGTGCTTCAAAAATCAGGTGTTGCAGTGATTGACGCGGTAGGACAGCCCTTTAATCCTGAATACCATGAGGCGATTATGAGTGAGTCCACCAATGACTACCCCGATGAAACTGTAATTGCTGAGTTTCAAAAGGGTTATCAGATGAATGGACGGGTGCTGAGACCCTCGATGGTCAAGGTATCCAAAGAAGATTAA
- the hrcA gene encoding heat-inducible transcription repressor HrcA: MLPDFQLSERKQNLLSAIIKDYISHGEPLGSRTLCKRHSFRLSPATIRNEMAELEDAGLLIQPHTSAGRVPSDKGYRFFVDHLMESYVPTLEENQFLRRLEQTSKAVDAILFQAIRILSDATQSIAVAETPHIRSNPVNSVHMLPIDEDSMVLSLTYVGGIRRQSVIRLSQPVYSEVLSMLTNYLNGQLNDNISLNELFHRIATGSLEREILNYKSMVLEMVSEIYAQAQREEKIYLSGTSHLLKEPEFHTTETAYPILQFLEQDQFVHQLFQRLNQEVQTKKSDVYCLIGYENFYQELKNCSFVATPYFIDTKALGMIGILGPTRMDYAKVMGLLQTVANNLTHTLTRFFS; this comes from the coding sequence ATGTTGCCTGATTTTCAATTATCTGAACGTAAACAAAACCTTTTGAGTGCCATCATCAAGGATTATATTAGCCATGGTGAGCCTTTGGGTTCCCGCACGCTGTGCAAACGCCATTCTTTTAGACTCAGTCCTGCAACCATTCGCAATGAAATGGCTGAGCTGGAAGATGCCGGCTTATTGATTCAACCGCATACTTCGGCCGGCCGGGTACCTTCGGATAAGGGGTATCGGTTTTTTGTGGATCATTTAATGGAATCCTATGTGCCGACACTTGAAGAAAACCAATTTTTGCGTCGTTTGGAGCAGACATCCAAAGCAGTAGATGCAATTCTGTTTCAAGCCATTCGGATTTTATCCGATGCCACCCAAAGCATTGCTGTGGCAGAAACGCCTCATATTCGCAGCAACCCTGTCAATTCTGTACACATGTTGCCGATTGATGAAGATTCCATGGTTCTGAGCCTGACCTATGTAGGGGGAATTCGCCGCCAATCGGTCATTCGTCTTTCTCAGCCGGTCTATTCTGAAGTGCTCTCGATGCTCACCAATTATCTCAATGGACAACTCAACGACAATATCTCTTTGAACGAGTTGTTTCACCGGATTGCAACGGGGTCTTTGGAAAGAGAAATTCTCAATTATAAATCGATGGTTTTGGAAATGGTTTCTGAAATTTATGCGCAGGCCCAACGCGAAGAGAAAATTTATTTAAGCGGAACCTCGCATTTACTCAAAGAACCAGAGTTTCATACGACCGAAACCGCCTATCCGATTTTGCAATTTTTGGAGCAGGATCAGTTTGTGCATCAATTGTTTCAGCGTTTGAACCAGGAGGTTCAAACCAAGAAAAGTGATGTATACTGCCTGATTGGATACGAAAATTTTTATCAGGAACTGAAAAATTGCAGTTTTGTGGCCACTCCGTATTTTATCGACACCAAAGCTTTGGGGATGATTGGCATTCTTGGGCCAACCCGCATGGATTATGCTAAGGTGATGGGACTATTACAGACTGTTGCCAATAATTTAACACATACATTAACCAGATTTTTTAGCTGA